A window of the Bacteroidetes Order II. bacterium genome harbors these coding sequences:
- a CDS encoding pyridoxal phosphate-dependent aminotransferase: MTAMANQLRQQGIPVIGLSAGEPDFPTPQPIVSAAMEALSGGRGFTYTDNTGLLALRREISIKLKNHNYLEYSPNEIICSNGGKQSVAQALMVLCRPGDEVLIPAPYWVSYPEMTVLAGGTPVPMPTSVMTEYRITPNQLEAAITQHTRVLILCSPSNPTGSVYSPEELKAVADVLSKYPNVWVISDELYEHVIFDAKHISFASLKGMKERTITINGFSKAYAMTGWRLGYAAGPLDVVKAMDKVQSQTTSNPSHLSQLAGIAALQMDFEPIAQMVRAFRERRDTVLALLNDIDGIKCPKPEGAFYLFPDVSSFFGKTAPDGNLIQTAEELALYLLREAHVATVAGEGFGDPNGLRISYATSLDKLVEACHRMKVALDRLQ; encoded by the coding sequence ATGACGGCTATGGCCAACCAACTTCGTCAACAAGGCATTCCCGTTATTGGCCTTAGTGCTGGTGAGCCTGACTTCCCGACGCCACAACCCATCGTAAGCGCCGCAATGGAAGCACTTAGTGGAGGACGTGGCTTTACCTACACGGATAATACAGGGCTTTTGGCATTGCGGCGAGAAATTTCTATAAAGCTTAAAAATCACAACTACTTAGAGTATAGTCCTAACGAAATTATCTGCTCCAATGGTGGTAAACAGTCGGTTGCTCAAGCTTTAATGGTTCTTTGCCGCCCTGGCGACGAGGTTTTGATTCCTGCCCCGTATTGGGTGAGCTACCCCGAAATGACCGTTCTGGCTGGTGGTACACCCGTCCCCATGCCCACTTCGGTTATGACCGAATACCGCATCACCCCCAATCAGTTGGAAGCCGCCATCACTCAGCATACCCGTGTTTTAATCTTGTGTTCGCCCTCTAATCCAACTGGATCCGTTTATTCTCCTGAAGAACTGAAAGCCGTAGCCGATGTTTTGAGCAAATATCCTAATGTTTGGGTTATTTCGGACGAATTGTATGAACACGTCATTTTTGATGCCAAGCACATAAGTTTCGCCTCGTTGAAGGGGATGAAGGAGCGCACGATTACCATTAATGGATTTTCCAAGGCCTATGCGATGACGGGCTGGCGCCTAGGATATGCAGCAGGACCTTTAGATGTAGTCAAGGCAATGGATAAAGTACAGAGCCAAACCACTTCTAACCCCAGCCACCTGAGTCAACTGGCCGGAATCGCAGCCCTGCAAATGGATTTTGAGCCCATTGCACAAATGGTACGAGCTTTCCGCGAACGCCGCGATACCGTCTTGGCCTTGTTAAATGATATAGATGGGATTAAATGCCCTAAACCGGAGGGTGCTTTTTACCTTTTTCCAGATGTTTCTTCGTTCTTTGGCAAAACAGCACCAGACGGCAACTTGATTCAGACAGCAGAGGAACTTGCGCTCTACCTACTCCGTGAAGCCCATGTGGCAACGGTTGCAGGAGAAGGATTTGGAGATCCGAATGGGTTACGTATTTCTTACGCCACTTCCTTAGATAAATTGGTTGAAGCATGCCACCGGATGAAAGTGGCGTTGGATAGGTTGCAGTAA
- a CDS encoding YIP1 family protein, translating to MSLVDRAKNILLSPKAEWEVIDGESSNMASLVVGYALPFLVLGALAGAIGNSVFGVTVPFVGTVKTPWLQSMITAAAGIAVAVVMLYILSMIVNLLAPNFGGEKNDNQAAKLVVYASTAGWVAQIFGIIPAVGGIMSLAGAVYGIYLYYLGLPVLMKNPQDKTIVYMIVVAIVAIVINMVLGGIIVGAIVSAFGFGAMAAGGLGM from the coding sequence ATGAGTCTTGTAGATCGTGCAAAAAACATTCTTCTCAGCCCCAAAGCCGAATGGGAGGTCATTGACGGCGAATCGTCGAATATGGCATCGCTGGTTGTTGGCTATGCCTTGCCCTTCTTGGTGCTGGGTGCATTGGCGGGTGCTATTGGAAACTCGGTGTTTGGTGTGACTGTTCCCTTCGTCGGAACCGTGAAAACGCCTTGGTTGCAATCTATGATTACGGCTGCCGCAGGAATTGCCGTTGCTGTTGTGATGTTGTATATCTTGTCAATGATCGTAAACCTTTTGGCACCCAACTTTGGTGGGGAAAAGAACGACAACCAAGCGGCCAAATTGGTGGTATATGCTTCCACTGCAGGCTGGGTTGCTCAGATTTTTGGCATTATCCCCGCTGTTGGTGGCATTATGAGTTTAGCTGGTGCTGTTTATGGCATCTATCTGTATTACCTCGGTCTGCCCGTCCTGATGAAAAACCCCCAAGACAAAACCATTGTTTATATGATTGTAGTGGCCATTGTTGCCATTGTGATTAATATGGTGCTGGGCGGCATTATTGTGGGTGCTATTGTGAGTGCTTTCGGATTTGGTGCAATGGCCGCCGGAGGTTTAGGAATGTAA
- a CDS encoding NAD+ synthase, giving the protein MRIALAQINPIVGDLPGNVQKILDVIREAAQNQSELVVFSELVLCGYPPMDLLDNPLFIEACAAAIQQIARESPPNIAVILGTPVRNPKTTGKRLYNAAVLLEKGEVAATAYKVLLPTYDVFDEYRYFEPADVCTPIVWRGIRLGLHICEDMWNNEAWAQFHLYDRNPIDELAAAGTDIFINISGSPYSHNQSQTRDRLIIENCREHQRPFLYVNQVGANTEIIFDGDSCAFDVAGNMVLELPRFREALAYLEFDPQTRLLTPMHPETAHTPAPDRIRDLHDALVLGIHDYFHKSGFFKKALIGLSGGIDSAVTCALAVHALGADKVMGVTMPSKYSSSGSVTDSEALARATGIEFLHIPIVPAVSAFDEMLADVFAGHPPDVAEENIQARVRGTTLMALSNKFNHLLLTTGNKSEMAVGYCTLYGDMNGGLAVLSDVFKMDVYALASYINQKAGHEVVPESTIQKAPSAELRPGQKDQDSLPPYPVLDEILRRYIEEWQELETISDETGYPYDTVSAMLRKVDANEFKRKQAAPGLRVTRKAFGTGRRLPIVMRWDRRWASEMTGADQEETPEAWE; this is encoded by the coding sequence ATGCGTATCGCTCTTGCTCAGATCAACCCGATTGTCGGGGATTTGCCCGGAAATGTCCAGAAAATTTTGGATGTCATCCGGGAGGCCGCCCAAAACCAGTCCGAATTGGTGGTTTTCTCGGAGCTGGTCTTGTGTGGTTATCCTCCGATGGACTTGTTGGATAACCCTTTGTTTATTGAGGCTTGTGCCGCCGCCATCCAACAAATTGCCCGCGAGTCGCCACCCAATATCGCTGTCATCTTGGGTACGCCCGTCCGAAATCCCAAAACCACTGGAAAACGGCTTTATAATGCAGCCGTCTTATTAGAAAAGGGCGAGGTAGCGGCAACGGCGTATAAGGTCTTGCTTCCTACTTACGACGTATTCGATGAATACCGCTATTTTGAACCTGCGGATGTGTGTACGCCCATCGTGTGGCGTGGCATCCGTCTGGGGCTTCATATCTGCGAAGACATGTGGAATAATGAGGCTTGGGCGCAATTCCACCTCTATGACCGCAATCCGATAGACGAATTGGCAGCAGCGGGTACAGATATTTTTATCAATATTAGTGGCTCGCCCTACTCGCACAACCAATCCCAAACCCGCGACCGACTGATTATTGAGAATTGTCGCGAACACCAACGACCCTTCTTGTATGTCAACCAAGTAGGAGCCAATACCGAAATTATCTTTGACGGGGACTCTTGTGCATTCGATGTAGCCGGAAATATGGTCTTAGAATTGCCACGGTTTCGGGAGGCACTGGCTTATTTGGAGTTTGATCCCCAAACGCGACTACTGACGCCCATGCACCCCGAAACAGCTCATACCCCCGCTCCAGACCGCATCCGAGATTTGCACGACGCCTTGGTTTTGGGAATCCATGATTATTTTCATAAGTCCGGCTTTTTCAAAAAAGCACTCATCGGCCTTTCTGGTGGGATAGACTCTGCTGTTACATGTGCCTTGGCTGTTCATGCACTCGGAGCAGACAAGGTGATGGGTGTGACCATGCCTTCCAAATATTCCTCGTCTGGTTCTGTAACCGACTCGGAGGCGCTCGCACGGGCAACTGGAATTGAGTTTCTCCATATTCCCATTGTTCCTGCGGTCTCGGCCTTCGACGAGATGCTGGCGGACGTTTTTGCTGGACATCCGCCGGATGTGGCCGAGGAGAATATTCAGGCACGGGTACGGGGAACTACCCTGATGGCTTTGTCTAATAAATTCAATCATTTGCTGCTGACTACGGGAAATAAATCCGAGATGGCAGTGGGCTATTGCACGTTATATGGGGATATGAATGGCGGCCTCGCGGTGTTATCGGACGTATTTAAAATGGACGTATATGCACTGGCTTCCTACATCAACCAAAAAGCAGGTCATGAGGTGGTTCCGGAGTCCACTATCCAAAAAGCGCCCTCTGCCGAGCTACGACCGGGACAAAAAGACCAAGATTCCTTGCCGCCATATCCTGTCTTGGATGAAATCCTCCGGCGATATATAGAGGAATGGCAAGAGTTGGAAACCATTTCCGATGAAACCGGATACCCTTATGATACGGTCTCGGCCATGCTCCGAAAAGTAGATGCAAATGAGTTTAAACGAAAACAGGCCGCGCCGGGTTTGCGGGTAACACGCAAGGCATTTGGTACAGGACGTCGTTTGCCGATCGTCATGCGGTGGGATCGGCGCTGGGCCTCCGAAATGACCGGAGCCGATCAGGAGGAGACGCCGGAAGCGTGGGAATAG
- a CDS encoding DUF3592 domain-containing protein → MSLRWFWGIFALIGLPFMLIGIWFGYDLYQFSKTALRTEGEVVDMVRNAKGSTAPVVVFRARDGQTYEVIGDVFSSPPSYSIGETATIKYQPANPNNAHIIDWTIWLFPGIFGTLGTIFTALGFGGLIYHWRKQKMARVLLQNGQKIWAKIEQIAPDPSFRVNGRSPYVIWAQWQNPKDLKVYQFQSDHLWYNPTSFLNEKTIPIYINPENPQDYHMDLSALPAFGN, encoded by the coding sequence ATGTCTCTTCGCTGGTTTTGGGGCATTTTTGCGCTGATTGGTTTGCCCTTCATGCTAATTGGTATTTGGTTCGGTTACGATCTCTATCAATTTTCTAAGACCGCCCTCCGTACAGAAGGCGAAGTGGTGGACATGGTCCGTAATGCCAAAGGAAGTACCGCACCTGTGGTGGTTTTCCGCGCAAGAGACGGCCAAACATATGAAGTGATCGGCGACGTTTTTTCTTCTCCTCCCTCTTATTCCATCGGCGAAACAGCTACTATCAAGTACCAACCTGCAAATCCAAACAATGCCCACATTATTGATTGGACCATTTGGTTATTTCCGGGAATTTTTGGAACACTGGGCACCATTTTCACCGCTTTAGGCTTTGGTGGACTTATCTACCATTGGCGGAAGCAAAAAATGGCACGTGTATTACTGCAAAACGGCCAGAAAATTTGGGCCAAGATCGAGCAAATTGCCCCAGACCCAAGTTTCCGCGTGAATGGCCGAAGTCCATATGTCATTTGGGCGCAATGGCAAAACCCCAAAGACCTCAAGGTATATCAATTCCAGAGCGACCACCTTTGGTATAATCCCACTTCCTTTCTCAATGAGAAGACCATTCCGATATATATTAACCCGGAAAACCCGCAAGATTACCATATGGACCTTTCTGCCCTTCCAGCATTCGGTAATTAA
- a CDS encoding TonB-dependent receptor, whose protein sequence is MFLALLLAVGTGFAQNATLQGTVKDGGDGTSLIGATVSLLKSGTNDLVSGATSDLSGKYRISVAAGNYDVSVTYVGYRALRQTVSLRAGQTVTLDFSLADAGNTLNEVVVSASRQSEKILDAPASVSVLDAREVQNQATPSVAAILRNVEGVDMAQTGVDRYEVVLRGFNNAFSGAAYTLIDYRQGAIASLNANAYSMMPISNIDLERVEIVRGPGSALYGPGVDAGVVHFITKNPFDHQGTTVSLGGGQQSTAAAAWRHAGVTSNNKLGYKFAGQYSQAKDFTMDVMAPQDFIQLDTTGDKLVVIEDGSSLKAYALNADQSAVSDVTSTYTQAALQAIRDVPRDYDTDKLNLNGMVEYKLGGKSALIVNGGYSVSSGTYMSGIGNLQAIDFGYTYGQVRFQSGSFFAAASLNRNNHGGSYIINRRRLDNNGNVVSGSEGTVYDHSQKWNVQLQNDSKPLEKLRLIYGADMQYTIPDTDGTIYGRNEENDAIMETGAYAQAQYAVSPKLDITLAARGDYNNVIDAFAVSPRLAFVFKPSNTSSVRATFNQAFSSPGNNSMFLDIPASQTSFGAFGTALVRGRGAYEGFTFNRNAAYPGGVVASSILPWNRGADVAGRLNYGELYGNLIYPGLNATPNATLAALINQALGAQKVNEATVGTLKQLLAPAATQVQGGIDALMVMINVQTGQAIPVNAVTDVDPLKQTKTQTIELGYKGIFGGKLLVAVDAYYSKKKDFVGPLLMQTPLFLAQGFTNDLTAQLAAAIEANPQLKGALAQLGIPSAQVAGLVVGFANQNNALARVPVAIAQPKENNPGVGKMPELMLSYRNFGDVSYWGLDTSLRLIANDQLSIFANMSYTSDDFFDETEVNEPGSGLYLAMNAPQMKVKLGGDYKLKSGFSANVSFRYNQGFPIASGPYLGGLPSPYNNDTSKIDDVGVEDYYLLDLGAGYEFSKRLRLDALVQNVTDNQVRQFYGAPVVGRYSTLRLTFDF, encoded by the coding sequence GTGTTCCTCGCCCTGCTGCTCGCAGTCGGGACAGGATTTGCGCAGAACGCAACCCTTCAAGGAACTGTAAAAGATGGCGGTGATGGTACGTCGCTCATTGGTGCTACGGTTTCTCTGTTAAAATCCGGAACCAACGACCTCGTTTCCGGGGCCACATCGGACCTTAGCGGTAAATACCGAATTTCTGTCGCTGCTGGGAATTACGATGTATCTGTTACATATGTAGGCTACCGGGCCTTGCGCCAAACGGTTTCGCTTAGGGCCGGACAAACCGTAACATTAGACTTCTCATTGGCCGACGCAGGCAATACACTGAACGAAGTGGTGGTATCCGCTTCGCGCCAGTCGGAGAAAATTTTAGATGCACCGGCTTCTGTTTCGGTGCTGGATGCGCGTGAAGTGCAAAACCAAGCCACACCAAGCGTAGCTGCGATTTTGAGGAACGTAGAAGGGGTGGATATGGCCCAAACGGGTGTTGACCGCTACGAAGTGGTTCTACGTGGTTTTAACAATGCCTTTTCGGGCGCCGCCTATACGCTGATTGATTATCGTCAGGGCGCAATTGCTTCCTTAAATGCCAATGCCTACAGCATGATGCCTATCTCGAACATAGACTTGGAACGGGTAGAAATTGTACGTGGCCCTGGTTCTGCATTGTATGGCCCCGGCGTAGATGCAGGCGTAGTCCATTTTATCACCAAAAACCCTTTCGACCATCAGGGCACAACGGTTTCGCTTGGTGGTGGGCAACAATCTACGGCTGCCGCTGCATGGCGGCACGCAGGTGTAACCTCCAACAACAAATTGGGCTATAAATTTGCTGGCCAATACTCGCAGGCAAAAGACTTCACAATGGACGTTATGGCGCCGCAAGACTTCATTCAGTTGGATACCACAGGAGATAAATTGGTCGTGATAGAAGACGGAAGCAGCCTGAAAGCTTATGCCCTCAACGCAGACCAATCTGCTGTATCCGATGTAACCAGTACTTATACGCAAGCAGCACTCCAAGCCATCCGAGATGTGCCTCGCGACTATGATACCGATAAACTGAACCTAAACGGTATGGTAGAATACAAATTGGGGGGTAAATCGGCCCTGATTGTAAATGGTGGTTACTCGGTCTCTTCTGGTACCTATATGTCCGGTATCGGCAACCTGCAAGCCATTGACTTTGGATATACCTATGGGCAAGTTCGCTTCCAATCGGGCTCCTTCTTTGCGGCAGCCTCTTTGAACCGCAACAACCACGGTGGTTCATACATCATCAACCGTCGCCGTTTAGACAACAATGGCAATGTGGTTTCCGGTTCAGAGGGTACGGTCTATGACCACTCGCAAAAGTGGAATGTGCAGTTGCAAAATGACAGCAAGCCATTGGAAAAACTCCGTCTGATCTATGGTGCAGACATGCAATACACGATCCCCGATACCGACGGAACCATCTATGGCCGCAACGAAGAAAACGATGCCATTATGGAAACGGGCGCCTATGCCCAAGCACAATATGCAGTCTCCCCCAAGTTAGACATTACACTTGCGGCACGTGGAGACTACAACAATGTAATAGATGCATTCGCGGTTTCTCCACGCTTGGCTTTCGTTTTTAAACCTTCCAACACGTCTTCGGTACGCGCCACGTTCAACCAAGCCTTCTCCTCGCCGGGCAACAACTCTATGTTCTTAGACATTCCGGCCAGTCAAACCAGTTTTGGCGCATTCGGTACGGCATTGGTACGCGGACGAGGTGCCTATGAGGGCTTTACGTTTAACCGAAATGCCGCTTATCCAGGTGGCGTAGTAGCTTCCAGTATCTTGCCTTGGAATCGTGGTGCTGACGTTGCAGGCCGTCTGAATTATGGAGAATTATATGGCAACCTGATCTATCCTGGGCTAAATGCAACCCCAAATGCAACCTTGGCCGCCCTCATTAACCAGGCTTTGGGTGCACAAAAAGTAAATGAAGCCACCGTTGGTACCTTGAAACAATTGCTTGCACCCGCAGCAACCCAAGTACAAGGCGGAATAGATGCACTCATGGTGATGATCAACGTCCAGACAGGACAGGCCATTCCGGTCAATGCCGTCACAGACGTAGATCCGCTGAAGCAAACAAAAACCCAAACCATAGAATTGGGTTACAAAGGTATTTTTGGGGGCAAACTGCTTGTAGCCGTAGATGCCTACTACTCCAAAAAGAAAGATTTTGTTGGACCATTGCTCATGCAAACGCCCCTTTTCTTGGCACAAGGCTTTACGAACGACCTTACCGCCCAACTCGCTGCTGCCATCGAAGCAAACCCTCAACTGAAGGGCGCACTTGCGCAATTAGGCATTCCATCTGCACAAGTGGCTGGCTTGGTCGTGGGCTTTGCCAATCAAAACAATGCACTCGCCCGTGTGCCAGTTGCAATCGCACAACCCAAAGAAAACAATCCGGGCGTAGGCAAAATGCCAGAATTGATGCTCTCGTACCGAAACTTTGGAGATGTAAGTTATTGGGGCTTAGATACATCGCTTCGTTTGATCGCCAACGACCAATTAAGCATCTTTGCCAATATGTCTTACACTTCCGACGATTTCTTTGATGAAACAGAAGTGAATGAACCAGGAAGTGGTTTGTATCTGGCGATGAACGCACCGCAAATGAAGGTAAAATTAGGCGGTGACTATAAACTAAAAAGTGGCTTCTCTGCCAATGTGTCTTTCCGGTATAACCAAGGGTTCCCCATTGCTTCCGGTCCTTATTTGGGAGGTTTGCCCAGCCCATACAACAACGACACCAGTAAAATTGACGACGTGGGTGTAGAAGACTATTATCTTTTGGACTTAGGCG